A window of Thermosynechococcus sp. NK55a contains these coding sequences:
- a CDS encoding homoserine dehydrogenase has protein sequence MYHIGLLGLGTVGGAVAQILVDPAGRHPLLKELAIAQVGVRDPHKPRAVALDQQLLTTDLESIVTNPAIDIVVEVLGGIEPARSLILKAIAHGKHIVTANKAVIARHGAEIFDAANAQGVYVMLEAAVAGGIPVIQALRQSLGANRIHSVSGILNGTTNYILTRMQQEQGDLAPILADAQRLGYAEADPSADIEGWDAADKIAILASLAFGGRIRREEVYAEGIGGITAVDIAYAEKLGFCIKLLAIARQLSGQPLEVRVHPTLVPLDHPLAGVNGVYNAILLEAEPLGQVMFYGPGAGAGATASAVVADLINIAALLPQGRASHPLLTCQHNQFMPLLPMAEVDSRFYARVHAQDHPGVLGKLGTCFGQHHVSLESLVQIGSHNELAEIVIVTHHVREGEFRQAMAEIAQMADIEAVPSVLRVLGMS, from the coding sequence ATGTATCACATTGGTTTACTAGGGTTAGGCACGGTCGGTGGCGCTGTGGCGCAAATTTTGGTAGATCCAGCGGGGCGCCATCCCCTGCTCAAGGAACTGGCGATCGCCCAAGTGGGGGTACGGGATCCCCATAAGCCCCGTGCCGTTGCCCTTGATCAGCAACTTTTGACAACGGATTTGGAAAGCATTGTCACCAACCCAGCCATTGACATTGTGGTGGAAGTCCTCGGCGGTATTGAACCGGCGCGATCGCTGATCCTCAAGGCCATTGCCCATGGCAAGCACATTGTTACCGCCAACAAGGCCGTCATTGCCCGTCATGGTGCCGAAATTTTTGATGCTGCCAATGCCCAAGGGGTCTATGTGATGCTCGAAGCTGCCGTAGCCGGTGGCATTCCCGTCATTCAAGCCCTGCGACAGAGCCTAGGGGCCAATCGTATCCACAGTGTTAGCGGCATTCTCAATGGCACCACCAACTACATTTTGACCCGCATGCAGCAGGAGCAGGGGGATCTTGCCCCCATCCTTGCCGATGCCCAGCGCCTAGGCTATGCTGAAGCTGATCCCAGTGCCGACATTGAAGGTTGGGATGCAGCGGATAAAATTGCCATTCTGGCCAGCCTTGCCTTTGGAGGACGAATTCGCCGCGAGGAAGTGTATGCCGAGGGCATTGGTGGGATCACAGCGGTGGATATTGCCTACGCTGAAAAACTGGGGTTTTGCATTAAACTGCTGGCGATCGCCCGCCAACTAAGCGGTCAGCCCCTCGAAGTGCGCGTTCATCCCACCCTCGTGCCCCTCGATCATCCCCTTGCGGGTGTCAATGGCGTCTATAATGCCATTCTCCTAGAGGCAGAGCCCTTAGGACAGGTGATGTTCTATGGTCCCGGTGCCGGTGCAGGGGCAACCGCCAGTGCCGTCGTGGCAGATTTAATTAACATTGCTGCTCTTCTCCCCCAAGGACGTGCCAGCCATCCTTTGCTCACCTGCCAGCACAATCAGTTTATGCCGCTGCTACCGATGGCAGAGGTGGATAGTCGCTTCTATGCTCGTGTCCATGCCCAAGATCATCCGGGGGTGCTGGGAAAACTGGGCACCTGCTTTGGTCAGCATCATGTCAGCCTGGAATCCTTAGTTCAAATTGGCAGCCATAACGAGCTAGCAGAAATTGTGATTGTCACCCACCACGTGCGCGAGGGCGAGTTTCGCCAGGCGATGGCCGAGATTGCGCAAATGGCAGACATTGAAGCAGTGCCCTCTGTTTTACGGGTCTTGGGCATGTCCTAG
- the cysW gene encoding sulfate ABC transporter permease subunit CysW: MRSLKPSPTQEKPWLHLLLIVIAIGYLALVLLIPAANVLFQAFYRGVMPFLENLLEPDFLHALWLTFALALVVVPLNTVFGLCAAWAIARHRFPGRTLLLSIIDLPFSISPVVAGLMLVLVYGRNGWFGSWLQALDMRVIFSFPGMVLATAFVSLPFVAREVIPVLEEIGTEQEEAAKTLGANEWQTFWRVTLPNIRWGLLYGVLLTNARAMGEFGAVMVVSGNVAGLTQTLPLFVEDAYKNYNTESAYAAAVILGLLALVTLVVKEILERKTGIKPNA, from the coding sequence ATGCGGAGCCTTAAACCCTCTCCCACCCAAGAAAAGCCGTGGCTGCATCTCCTTTTAATTGTCATTGCCATCGGCTACTTAGCCCTTGTGCTGCTGATTCCAGCGGCCAATGTTCTTTTCCAAGCGTTTTACAGGGGAGTCATGCCCTTTCTGGAAAATTTGCTGGAGCCCGATTTTCTCCATGCCCTGTGGCTGACGTTTGCCCTTGCCTTGGTGGTGGTGCCCTTAAACACAGTCTTTGGCCTTTGTGCCGCTTGGGCGATCGCCCGCCATCGTTTTCCCGGCCGCACCCTCTTGCTCAGCATTATTGACTTACCTTTTTCCATCTCCCCCGTTGTTGCTGGACTGATGCTGGTACTGGTCTATGGCCGCAATGGCTGGTTCGGGAGCTGGCTGCAAGCGCTGGATATGCGCGTTATTTTCTCCTTTCCGGGGATGGTGCTGGCAACCGCCTTTGTTAGTTTGCCCTTTGTGGCGCGAGAAGTCATTCCTGTGCTGGAAGAAATCGGCACCGAGCAGGAGGAGGCCGCAAAAACCCTTGGAGCCAATGAGTGGCAAACTTTTTGGCGAGTTACTTTACCCAATATCCGCTGGGGGCTGCTCTACGGTGTCTTGTTAACCAATGCCCGCGCCATGGGGGAATTTGGTGCCGTGATGGTGGTCTCTGGCAATGTGGCTGGCCTCACCCAAACCCTGCCCCTCTTTGTGGAGGACGCCTATAAAAATTACAACACCGAGTCTGCTTACGCGGCAGCGGTCATCCTTGGCCTGCTGGCCTTAGTGACACTGGTGGTGAAGGAAATTTTAGAGCGCAAGACAGGCATCAAGCCCAATGCCTAG
- the cysT gene encoding sulfate ABC transporter permease subunit CysT has product MSATPPISQKRRWRFPWVWKITVFYLLVMLVVPVAALFSRASSAGPLHFWQVATRPIALSAYEVTFVTALVTALINGLFGTLIAWVLVRYSFPGKRFFDAVVDLPFALPTAVAGLTLATVYSENGWIGSLLAPWGVKIAFTRWGVAVAMLFISLPFVIRTVQPVLTEMEKDVEEAAWSLGATHGQTFWRVILPPLMPAILTGVALGFSRAVGEFGSIVIISSNTSFRDLTASVLIFQSLEQYDYEAATIIGTVMLLVSLGILFLINLLQAWGRRYAEP; this is encoded by the coding sequence ATGAGTGCTACCCCCCCCATTTCTCAGAAACGGCGCTGGCGGTTCCCTTGGGTTTGGAAAATCACTGTCTTTTACTTGCTGGTGATGCTGGTTGTGCCCGTAGCTGCCCTCTTTAGTCGCGCCAGCAGTGCCGGGCCATTGCATTTTTGGCAGGTAGCGACGCGGCCGATCGCCCTATCGGCCTATGAGGTAACCTTTGTAACTGCCCTAGTGACAGCTCTGATCAATGGCCTCTTTGGGACCCTGATTGCTTGGGTGCTGGTGCGCTACTCCTTTCCGGGGAAGCGCTTTTTTGATGCCGTGGTGGATCTGCCCTTTGCTCTGCCAACGGCGGTGGCAGGTTTGACCTTGGCAACGGTCTACAGTGAAAACGGCTGGATTGGCAGTTTACTGGCCCCCTGGGGAGTGAAAATTGCCTTTACCCGCTGGGGAGTTGCGGTGGCCATGCTCTTTATTTCCCTGCCCTTTGTCATTCGCACGGTTCAGCCTGTCCTCACGGAAATGGAAAAGGATGTAGAGGAGGCTGCATGGTCCCTGGGTGCCACCCATGGGCAGACCTTTTGGCGAGTCATTTTGCCGCCTTTGATGCCCGCGATTCTCACAGGCGTTGCCCTGGGTTTCTCACGGGCCGTAGGAGAATTTGGCTCAATTGTTATTATTTCCTCCAACACCTCGTTCCGGGACTTGACTGCCTCGGTGCTCATCTTTCAGAGCTTAGAGCAGTACGACTATGAGGCGGCAACCATTATTGGTACGGTGATGCTCTTGGTCTCCTTAGGGATTTTATTTCTGATTAATCTGCTGCAGGCATGGGGGCGGCGCTATGCGGAGCCTTAA
- a CDS encoding sulfate ABC transporter substrate-binding protein, with protein MVSWRRFRIGLSLFLLAVGLSGLTAACQFQATLPDGRPAQVNLTLVSFSLTRKAHEAIIPLFAAQWKREHQQAVRFRTSYGASGSQARAVIDGLEADIVHLSLGLDVDRIAQAGLIRPDWARQAPHNSTVTTSVCTLITREGNPKNLQTWQDLTREGVTFVTANPKISGAARWNFLALWGSVTQTGGTPQEAKAFVTEVFRHVAALPRDGREATDAFLTQGQGDALINYESEVILARKQGKRLSYHIPKVNILIENPVAIVDKYADQHGTREVAQAYLQFLYTPQAQEVFAQYGFRPVDGTVLAAHAQEFPRVPTLFTVRDLGGWERVQAQFFAQGALFDQIQRENQA; from the coding sequence ATGGTGAGTTGGCGGCGTTTTAGGATTGGGTTAAGCTTATTCTTACTAGCGGTAGGCCTCAGTGGTCTCACTGCTGCCTGTCAATTTCAAGCCACCTTACCGGATGGTCGTCCTGCCCAGGTCAACTTGACCTTGGTGTCCTTTTCGTTGACTAGGAAAGCCCACGAGGCAATTATTCCCCTATTTGCCGCTCAGTGGAAACGGGAACATCAACAAGCGGTCCGCTTTCGCACCAGCTATGGTGCCTCTGGGAGTCAAGCCCGAGCAGTCATTGATGGCCTAGAGGCCGATATTGTGCATTTATCCCTTGGCTTAGATGTGGATCGCATTGCCCAGGCAGGTTTAATCCGCCCCGATTGGGCGCGTCAGGCCCCCCACAACAGTACTGTCACCACCTCTGTCTGTACCCTGATCACCCGTGAGGGTAACCCGAAAAACTTACAGACCTGGCAGGATTTAACCCGTGAGGGCGTGACCTTTGTGACGGCCAATCCCAAAATCTCTGGAGCCGCCCGCTGGAACTTCCTTGCCCTGTGGGGATCAGTAACGCAGACGGGGGGAACCCCTCAGGAAGCCAAAGCCTTTGTTACTGAGGTCTTTCGCCACGTAGCGGCTCTCCCCCGCGATGGCCGTGAGGCCACCGATGCCTTTTTGACGCAGGGACAGGGGGATGCTCTGATCAACTATGAAAGTGAAGTAATTTTGGCCCGCAAGCAGGGGAAGCGCCTCTCCTATCACATTCCTAAGGTAAATATCCTCATTGAAAACCCAGTTGCGATTGTGGACAAATACGCCGATCAGCACGGTACTCGTGAGGTTGCCCAAGCCTACCTTCAGTTTCTTTACACACCTCAGGCTCAAGAAGTTTTTGCTCAATATGGCTTTCGGCCAGTGGATGGGACAGTTCTGGCTGCCCATGCCCAAGAATTTCCACGGGTACCCACTCTGTTTACCGTTAGGGATCTCGGGGGATGGGAGAGGGTGCAGGCTCAATTTTTTGCCCAGGGTGCCCTGTTTGATCAAATTCAGCGGGAGAATCAAGCCTGA
- a CDS encoding magnesium chelatase subunit H translates to MFTHVKSTIRHIAPAALNGRSLLRVVYVVLEAQYQSALSAAVRSINDTHPQVAIEISGYLLEELRNPENYAAFCEDVARANVFIASLIFIEDLADKVVEAVQPYRDRLDVAVVFPSLPQVMRLNKMGSFSLAQIGQSKSVIANFMKKRKEKSGAGFQDAMLKLLRTLPQVLKYLPIDKAQDARNFMLSFQYWLGGSPENLENFLLMLADRYVFKGQYSSNLKYQEPVTYPDTGIWHPLAPQMFEDLKEYLNWFNSRRDIGADLKDPLVPTIGLLLQRTHLVTGDDAHYVAIVQEFESQGARVIPVFSGGLDFSTPLEKFFYDPLHTDKPLVDVVVSLTGFALVGGPAKQDHPKAVAALKKLNRPYMVALPLVFQTTEEWEESDLGLHPIQVALQIALPELDGAIEPIILSGRDGMTGKAIALQDRVEMIVQRALKWANLRRKPKVEKKVAITIFSFPPDKGNIGTAAYLDVFGSIYKVMEALKNNGYDVQDMPESPEALMQEILHDARAQVGSPELNIAYRMSVPEYERLTPYAKRLEENWGKPPGHLNSDGQNLLIYGKIYGNVFIGVQPTFGYEGDPMRLLFSRSASPHHGFAAYYTFLNHIWQADAVLHFGTHGSLEFMPGKQMGMSGDCYPDNLIGCIPNLYYYAANNPSEATIAKRRSYANTISYLTPPAENAGLYKGLRELSDLIGSYQSLKDSGRGVQIVNTIMDKCRMVNLDQDVALPDKDAADLSAEERDTLVGKVYIKLMEIESRLLPCGLHVIGKPPTTEEAVATLVNIASLDRAEDGIKSLPRLIAESLGRDIDDIYQQSDRGVLADVELLRQINEATRAAVSALVQAQADADGRVSRVSKLNFFNMGRKEPWIESLHGAGYTQVDAAALKPLMEYLEFCLQQIVADNELGALLQALEGEYILPGPGGDPIRNPEVLPTGKNIHALDPQAIPTAAAVQSAKVVVDRLLARQKAENNNQWPETIAMVLWGTDNIKTYGESLAQVLWLVGARPLPDSLGRVNKVELIPLEELGRPRIDVVVNCSGVFRDLFINQMALIDRAIKMAAEAHEPLELNFIRKHALQQASELGIDLRQAATRVFTNASGSYAANVNLAVENSSWEQESELQDMYLSRKSFAFSADSPGTMQQARELFETALKTVDVTFQNLDSSEISLTDVSHYFDSDPTKLVAALRGDGKQPKAYIADTTTANAQVRTLSETVRLDSRTKLLNPKWYEGMLAHGYEGVREISKRLVNTMGWSATAGAVDNWVYEEANATFILDEQMRQRLLNTNPHSFRKMVSTFLELHGRGYWETSEANLELLRQLYQEVEDKIEGVE, encoded by the coding sequence ATGTTCACCCACGTCAAGTCCACAATTCGGCATATCGCGCCAGCGGCGTTAAATGGGCGATCGCTGTTGCGAGTGGTGTATGTGGTACTTGAAGCCCAATACCAGAGCGCGCTGTCGGCAGCGGTTCGCAGCATTAACGATACCCATCCACAGGTGGCCATTGAAATCAGTGGCTATCTCCTTGAGGAACTGCGCAATCCTGAAAACTATGCCGCCTTCTGTGAAGATGTGGCACGGGCGAATGTGTTTATTGCCTCCCTCATTTTTATTGAGGACTTGGCGGATAAGGTGGTCGAGGCCGTTCAGCCCTATCGCGATCGCCTCGATGTAGCGGTTGTCTTCCCCTCACTGCCGCAGGTGATGCGCCTCAACAAAATGGGCAGCTTTTCCTTAGCTCAGATTGGCCAATCTAAGAGCGTGATTGCCAATTTCATGAAAAAGCGCAAGGAGAAGTCAGGGGCCGGCTTCCAAGATGCCATGCTCAAACTCCTGCGAACCCTGCCCCAAGTCCTGAAGTACCTCCCCATTGACAAGGCACAGGATGCCCGCAACTTCATGCTCAGCTTCCAGTACTGGCTGGGGGGCTCGCCGGAGAACCTAGAAAACTTTCTCCTGATGCTGGCCGATCGCTATGTCTTCAAGGGGCAATACAGCAGCAATCTCAAGTACCAAGAACCCGTCACCTACCCCGACACGGGCATTTGGCATCCCCTAGCCCCTCAAATGTTTGAGGATCTCAAAGAGTACCTCAACTGGTTCAACAGTCGTCGCGATATTGGCGCCGATCTCAAAGATCCTCTGGTGCCGACCATTGGCCTGCTGTTGCAGCGCACCCACCTTGTCACAGGTGACGATGCCCACTATGTCGCCATTGTGCAAGAGTTTGAATCCCAAGGGGCGCGAGTAATTCCCGTCTTCTCCGGCGGTCTGGACTTCTCAACGCCCCTGGAAAAATTTTTCTACGATCCCCTGCACACCGATAAACCCCTTGTGGATGTGGTGGTTTCCCTAACAGGCTTTGCCCTTGTGGGCGGCCCCGCCAAGCAGGATCATCCCAAAGCCGTGGCGGCACTGAAAAAGCTCAACCGTCCCTACATGGTGGCACTGCCCTTGGTGTTTCAAACCACCGAAGAATGGGAGGAGAGTGATCTGGGGTTGCACCCGATTCAAGTGGCACTGCAAATTGCCCTACCGGAACTGGATGGCGCCATTGAGCCAATTATTCTTTCGGGTCGCGATGGCATGACTGGTAAGGCGATCGCCCTCCAAGATCGCGTCGAAATGATTGTGCAGCGAGCCTTGAAGTGGGCCAATCTGCGCCGCAAACCCAAGGTAGAAAAGAAAGTTGCCATCACCATCTTTAGCTTCCCACCCGACAAGGGCAACATTGGTACAGCTGCCTACTTGGATGTCTTTGGCTCCATCTACAAAGTCATGGAAGCCCTGAAAAACAATGGCTATGATGTGCAGGACATGCCGGAGAGTCCTGAAGCTCTGATGCAGGAAATTCTCCACGACGCCCGCGCCCAAGTGGGCAGTCCTGAACTCAACATTGCCTACCGCATGAGCGTGCCCGAATACGAGCGCCTCACCCCCTATGCCAAGCGCCTTGAAGAAAACTGGGGCAAACCCCCGGGACACCTCAACAGCGACGGCCAAAACCTGCTTATCTACGGCAAAATCTACGGCAACGTCTTTATCGGCGTGCAGCCCACCTTTGGCTACGAGGGGGATCCGATGCGGCTACTCTTTTCTCGCTCCGCCAGTCCCCACCATGGTTTTGCTGCCTACTACACCTTCCTCAACCATATTTGGCAGGCGGACGCGGTCCTTCACTTTGGCACCCATGGCTCCTTGGAGTTTATGCCCGGCAAACAGATGGGGATGTCCGGCGATTGTTACCCCGATAATCTCATTGGTTGTATTCCCAACCTTTACTACTACGCCGCCAACAACCCCTCCGAGGCCACTATTGCCAAGCGCCGCAGCTACGCCAACACAATTAGCTACCTCACACCGCCGGCGGAAAATGCCGGCCTTTACAAAGGGCTACGGGAACTCAGCGATCTCATTGGTTCCTACCAAAGCCTCAAAGATAGCGGTCGGGGTGTCCAGATTGTCAACACGATCATGGACAAGTGCCGTATGGTCAATCTCGATCAAGATGTCGCTCTCCCCGACAAGGACGCCGCGGATCTCAGTGCCGAGGAGCGCGATACCCTCGTGGGCAAGGTCTACATCAAGCTGATGGAGATTGAAAGCCGCCTCCTGCCCTGTGGTCTGCACGTGATTGGTAAACCACCAACAACGGAAGAAGCAGTGGCCACCTTGGTGAATATTGCCAGCTTGGATCGCGCTGAGGACGGTATTAAGAGTCTGCCGCGCCTGATTGCCGAAAGCTTAGGCCGGGACATTGACGACATTTATCAGCAGAGCGATCGCGGCGTACTGGCGGATGTCGAATTGCTACGCCAGATTAACGAAGCCACCCGCGCCGCCGTCAGTGCCCTCGTCCAAGCCCAAGCTGATGCCGACGGTCGTGTGTCGCGGGTCTCGAAGCTGAATTTCTTTAACATGGGGCGCAAAGAGCCGTGGATTGAATCTCTCCATGGTGCAGGCTATACCCAAGTGGATGCCGCTGCCCTCAAGCCCCTCATGGAATATCTCGAATTCTGTTTGCAGCAGATTGTCGCTGACAATGAACTGGGGGCACTGTTGCAAGCCCTTGAGGGCGAGTACATTCTCCCGGGTCCCGGTGGCGATCCAATTCGCAATCCTGAGGTCCTGCCGACCGGCAAAAATATCCACGCCCTAGATCCCCAAGCCATTCCTACAGCCGCTGCGGTGCAGTCTGCCAAAGTTGTGGTCGATCGCCTCCTCGCGCGGCAAAAAGCAGAAAATAACAACCAGTGGCCAGAAACCATTGCCATGGTGCTCTGGGGCACAGATAATATCAAAACCTATGGCGAGTCCCTGGCCCAAGTGCTGTGGCTAGTGGGAGCACGTCCTTTACCCGACTCCTTGGGGCGCGTCAACAAGGTGGAACTCATCCCCCTCGAGGAGCTGGGGCGGCCACGCATTGATGTGGTCGTCAACTGTTCGGGCGTCTTCCGCGATCTCTTTATTAACCAGATGGCGCTTATTGACCGTGCCATCAAAATGGCTGCCGAAGCCCATGAGCCCCTTGAGCTAAACTTTATCCGCAAGCACGCCTTGCAACAGGCCTCAGAACTAGGGATTGACCTGCGCCAAGCGGCCACACGAGTCTTTACCAATGCCTCTGGTTCCTACGCCGCCAATGTCAACCTAGCGGTGGAAAATAGCTCCTGGGAACAGGAGTCGGAACTTCAAGATATGTATCTCTCCCGTAAGTCCTTTGCCTTCTCGGCGGATTCTCCGGGGACGATGCAGCAGGCCCGGGAACTCTTTGAAACGGCGCTCAAAACCGTGGATGTGACATTCCAAAACCTCGACTCCTCAGAAATTAGCCTCACGGATGTCAGCCACTACTTTGACTCGGATCCGACCAAGCTGGTGGCAGCACTGCGGGGGGATGGCAAGCAACCCAAGGCCTATATTGCCGATACCACCACCGCCAATGCCCAAGTGCGAACCCTCTCGGAAACCGTTCGCCTCGACAGCCGTACCAAACTCCTGAATCCCAAGTGGTACGAAGGAATGCTCGCCCACGGCTACGAAGGGGTGCGCGAAATCTCGAAGCGGCTCGTGAACACGATGGGCTGGTCGGCCACCGCCGGGGCCGTGGATAACTGGGTCTATGAAGAAGCGAATGCCACGTTTATTCTCGATGAGCAGATGCGGCAGCGGCTTTTGAATACCAACCCTCACTCGTTCCGTAAGATGGTCAGCACCTTCCTAGAGCTCCACGGACGTGGCTACTGGGAGACCAGTGAGGCCAATCTGGAACTGCTACGGCAACTCTATCAAGAAGTGGAGGACAAGATTGAGGGAGTTGAGTAA
- a CDS encoding ABC transporter ATP-binding protein, which yields MFSVRHLSYHPAATPQPILRDINLDLGMAELGLIIGPSGSGKTTLLEILAGLATPSRGIIRWQDQVLTPDHLQQLAGLVFQFPDRYFCGSTILEELRFGHPEIPYENFYRALADVGLDHLPLHTRPESLSGGQQRRLALAVQLVRQPYLLLLDEPTAGLDWSMRRQLVQLLGRLKEHWSLLVVTHEATELQEMSDRRWRLENGCLVPLTSPQSSPVISFNT from the coding sequence TTGTTTTCGGTTCGCCATCTCAGCTACCATCCCGCCGCCACCCCTCAACCCATTTTGCGGGACATTAATTTAGACTTGGGTATGGCTGAACTGGGATTGATTATCGGACCCAGTGGATCCGGCAAGACCACCCTACTGGAAATTTTAGCGGGCTTGGCCACCCCTAGTCGGGGAATCATTCGATGGCAGGATCAGGTTCTCACACCGGATCATTTACAACAGTTGGCCGGATTGGTCTTTCAGTTCCCAGATCGCTACTTCTGCGGCAGCACCATTCTTGAAGAGTTGCGCTTTGGCCACCCAGAAATTCCCTACGAAAATTTTTACCGTGCTCTTGCCGATGTTGGCCTCGATCACCTGCCTTTGCACACCCGCCCTGAATCCCTCAGTGGTGGGCAGCAGCGTCGCCTTGCTCTCGCTGTGCAACTGGTGCGTCAACCCTACCTGCTCTTGCTCGATGAACCCACAGCGGGTCTGGATTGGTCCATGCGCCGCCAATTGGTACAGCTACTGGGCCGCCTCAAGGAACACTGGAGTCTTCTTGTGGTGACCCATGAGGCCACCGAACTGCAGGAGATGAGCGATCGCAGGTGGCGATTGGAAAACGGTTGTCTAGTACCACTGACTTCCCCTCAGTCAAGTCCTGTAATAAGTTTTAATACTTAG
- a CDS encoding Sll0314/Alr1548 family TPR repeat-containing protein, translating to MQRRQWRLWQYFALYLSGAIAPWVLSTAALAGDPFRNGPQARPISDATEAVFVALFRDGDYVKGKELLPAALERDRQEPLTLTLAAAIAYLNEDWAEYKRYAEATLRAAQALTRRDPLRGNLYQAVGHFLMAGYEISDAGSGPVMGTPAALLRVQRVLDHVGRAEAVNPRDPELNLIRGFMEWGIASNVSFVSMDRAIQTLQTYAAPDYLRYRGLALAYRDRKQWPQALNAVDQALALAPNNPELFYLKAQILAASGKRSQAQQYFQQALAKQNQLPRGIREEIQQFSRRILPQG from the coding sequence GTGCAAAGACGTCAATGGCGCCTATGGCAATACTTTGCTCTCTATCTTAGTGGAGCGATCGCTCCCTGGGTACTGAGTACGGCTGCCCTTGCTGGAGATCCTTTCCGGAACGGCCCCCAGGCGCGACCCATTTCAGATGCAACGGAAGCCGTCTTTGTTGCCCTCTTTCGCGATGGTGACTATGTCAAAGGTAAGGAGTTACTGCCCGCTGCCCTAGAGCGCGATCGCCAAGAACCCCTAACGCTGACGTTGGCTGCCGCCATTGCCTATCTCAATGAAGACTGGGCAGAGTACAAACGCTATGCTGAGGCAACCCTCCGCGCTGCCCAAGCCCTCACGCGCCGCGATCCCCTGCGGGGTAACCTTTACCAAGCAGTCGGTCACTTCTTGATGGCTGGCTATGAAATCTCCGATGCGGGATCCGGTCCTGTAATGGGTACGCCAGCCGCTCTGTTGCGGGTACAGCGGGTTCTCGATCATGTGGGCCGCGCCGAAGCTGTCAATCCTCGCGATCCGGAATTGAATCTTATCCGTGGCTTTATGGAGTGGGGCATTGCTAGTAATGTCAGCTTTGTCAGCATGGATCGGGCGATTCAAACCCTGCAAACCTACGCTGCTCCTGATTACCTGAGATATCGGGGGTTAGCCTTGGCCTATCGCGATCGCAAGCAATGGCCCCAAGCCTTAAACGCCGTTGATCAAGCCTTGGCACTTGCGCCCAACAATCCAGAACTGTTTTATCTGAAAGCCCAAATTTTAGCCGCCAGTGGCAAGCGATCGCAGGCGCAGCAATACTTCCAGCAGGCCCTTGCCAAACAAAACCAATTGCCACGAGGCATTCGCGAGGAGATTCAGCAGTTTAGCCGCCGTATCCTACCTCAGGGCTAG
- a CDS encoding TerC family protein, with the protein MIDELLELSPNWGLDTLLLLVVLLALEAVLSADNAIALAALVRGIEDLDQQRRALNLGLAISYVFRIGLILTATWVLQFWQFELAGALYLLWLSAKYFFFTTEPEHEHERVIRSFWQAVPLLALADLAFSLDSVTTAIALSDERWLVLLGGTIGVIMLRFMAELFIRWLKEFSRLEDAGYFTVTLVGLRLLIRVINPQLVPSDWVMISLIALCFTWGFSKREVEEPDTPPTLSKSTHEPTSHTPKR; encoded by the coding sequence ATGATTGATGAACTACTGGAACTCTCGCCCAACTGGGGACTAGATACCCTGTTGTTACTTGTGGTGTTGTTGGCATTGGAAGCAGTTCTCTCAGCGGACAATGCGATCGCCCTAGCAGCTTTGGTGCGCGGCATCGAAGATTTAGATCAACAGCGGCGGGCACTCAATCTGGGACTCGCCATTTCCTATGTTTTTCGGATTGGGCTTATCCTCACAGCCACTTGGGTCTTGCAGTTCTGGCAGTTTGAGTTGGCGGGGGCCCTTTATCTGCTGTGGTTATCGGCAAAGTACTTTTTCTTTACGACTGAGCCAGAGCATGAACACGAGCGGGTGATTCGTTCTTTTTGGCAGGCAGTCCCCCTGCTGGCCTTAGCGGATTTGGCCTTTTCCCTCGATAGCGTGACCACAGCGATCGCCCTGTCGGATGAGCGTTGGCTGGTATTACTCGGCGGCACGATTGGGGTGATTATGCTGCGCTTTATGGCGGAGCTATTTATTCGTTGGCTCAAAGAATTTTCTCGGCTTGAGGATGCGGGCTATTTCACAGTGACGCTAGTGGGCCTGCGGCTGCTGATTCGTGTCATCAATCCGCAACTCGTCCCCTCTGACTGGGTGATGATTAGCCTGATTGCCCTTTGCTTTACGTGGGGCTTTTCCAAGCGGGAGGTGGAGGAGCCAGACACTCCCCCAACCCTCTCCAAATCAACCCATGAGCCTACATCTCATACACCCAAGAGGTAA
- the ndk gene encoding nucleoside-diphosphate kinase, with amino-acid sequence MERTFLAIKPDGVQRGLVGTIIQRFEQKGYTLVGLKLMRVSRELAEQHYGEHKDKPFFPGLVNFITSGPVVAMVWEGRGVIASARKLIGATNPLNAEPGTLRGDFAVDVGRNVIHGSDSPENAEREINLWFQTQELVPWEPALTSWVYEM; translated from the coding sequence GTGGAACGGACATTTCTAGCCATTAAGCCCGATGGTGTGCAACGTGGGCTAGTGGGGACGATTATCCAACGATTTGAACAAAAAGGCTACACCCTGGTCGGCCTCAAACTCATGCGCGTCAGCCGCGAACTTGCGGAGCAGCACTACGGCGAACACAAAGACAAGCCCTTCTTTCCGGGGCTCGTGAATTTCATTACCTCTGGGCCAGTGGTGGCCATGGTCTGGGAAGGACGGGGGGTGATTGCCAGTGCCCGCAAACTCATTGGTGCCACCAACCCTCTCAATGCTGAACCAGGAACGCTGCGGGGCGATTTTGCCGTAGATGTGGGACGGAATGTGATTCACGGCTCCGACAGTCCCGAAAATGCGGAGCGGGAAATCAATCTCTGGTTCCAAACCCAGGAACTCGTGCCTTGGGAGCCGGCCCTTACCTCTTGGGTGTATGAGATGTAG